A window of Christiangramia forsetii KT0803 contains these coding sequences:
- a CDS encoding RagB/SusD family nutrient uptake outer membrane protein: METVKFKGVWMILIGIISLTSCSDDYLDENPKTFVSPDALLTDEEGAEIYLVGAYDAVQDIIVTDDADGWLNHWGTLAADEVVVPGWGGDRKLIFLHQLTPSNATVRRMWESMYISLNRINSVVDRVGAMTPDQIEDEPKQRILAEARYLRAMINFALVSTWENVPLIEHETTSLNNLEVPQATPEEVYAFIIEDLQAAKTTLPMEQGGGRATKGAAQALLGKVYLQMTGFPLNQDDKFALAEAELKEVIDSGVYGLVDSYPDLFDYTNEQNKEILFSIGKEGPGKNEGSYLGAFYGPNGNVNEGGGFGTVYANHEWEASYDRDDIRLLNNVAKHNANNWTPEEGMFNPESWGTNKVPWRAWKWHAEKPNNYVNDAPFDNPYIRFADVLLMYAEALNGQGELSQAVIDMTVNSLRERVRLEPTAVPDMALGSQSENAAEILAERRRELALEGWRRNDLIRFGVYEETINAINQEGFSTAGNPGPNYNEFEIRWPIPNSEIELNPSLEQNPGY; this comes from the coding sequence ATGGAAACAGTAAAATTTAAAGGAGTCTGGATGATCCTGATAGGGATTATCTCCTTGACCTCCTGTAGTGATGATTACTTAGATGAAAATCCAAAAACTTTTGTTAGTCCAGATGCATTACTAACAGATGAAGAAGGAGCTGAAATCTATTTAGTGGGAGCATATGATGCCGTTCAGGATATTATAGTAACCGATGATGCCGACGGTTGGTTAAACCACTGGGGGACATTGGCAGCAGATGAAGTAGTGGTTCCTGGCTGGGGAGGTGATAGAAAATTGATATTTCTTCATCAGCTCACTCCTTCTAACGCTACAGTTAGAAGAATGTGGGAGAGCATGTATATTTCATTAAACCGTATTAATAGTGTGGTAGACAGAGTGGGTGCTATGACTCCAGATCAAATTGAAGATGAGCCAAAACAAAGAATTTTAGCCGAAGCAAGATATTTAAGGGCTATGATCAATTTTGCACTGGTATCAACCTGGGAAAACGTTCCGCTCATAGAACATGAAACTACCAGCCTAAATAATTTAGAAGTACCACAGGCTACACCTGAAGAAGTATATGCTTTTATTATTGAAGATCTCCAGGCCGCTAAAACTACTCTTCCTATGGAACAGGGAGGAGGAAGAGCTACTAAAGGTGCAGCTCAGGCACTTCTGGGGAAAGTTTACCTGCAAATGACCGGCTTCCCTTTAAATCAGGATGATAAGTTTGCCCTTGCAGAAGCTGAACTTAAAGAAGTGATTGACAGCGGTGTTTATGGCCTGGTAGATTCTTATCCAGATCTTTTTGACTATACCAATGAGCAAAACAAAGAAATCCTCTTTTCAATAGGAAAAGAAGGACCTGGTAAAAATGAAGGATCTTACCTGGGTGCTTTTTACGGACCTAACGGAAATGTAAATGAAGGTGGAGGATTTGGAACCGTATATGCAAATCATGAATGGGAAGCATCTTACGACCGTGATGACATCCGTTTATTAAACAATGTAGCAAAACACAATGCTAATAACTGGACACCAGAAGAAGGAATGTTCAACCCGGAATCCTGGGGTACCAATAAAGTACCATGGAGAGCCTGGAAATGGCATGCAGAAAAGCCAAATAACTATGTAAACGATGCTCCTTTTGACAACCCATATATTCGTTTTGCGGATGTTTTACTAATGTATGCGGAAGCATTGAACGGCCAGGGAGAGTTAAGTCAAGCTGTGATTGATATGACTGTGAACAGTCTGAGGGAAAGAGTTAGATTAGAACCTACTGCAGTTCCAGATATGGCTTTAGGAAGTCAGTCTGAAAATGCTGCCGAGATTCTCGCAGAAAGACGTAGAGAGCTTGCCTTAGAAGGGTGGAGACGTAATGATTTGATCCGTTTTGGGGTATATGAAGAAACGATAAATGCTATCAACCAGGAAGGTTTCAGTACAGCTGGAAATCCTGGTCCAAATTATAATGAATTTGAAATAAGGTGGCCAATTCCTAATTCAGAAATCGAGTTAAACCCAAGTCTGGAACAGAACCCAGGATATTAA
- a CDS encoding PKD domain-containing protein encodes MKQFLNRKFFNLGLVVLVMVIAFISCTPDSNLRDGIREVTFRATANTALITEGESITYIDSSLNVASRTWTFNGADITTSDQKEVEVMYSEPSFDTVNPAEQSTGFFTTLEVEHDDGTTESNTFRVIVYPEVEAAFTADKTSALFGSTVQFTNLTKNRRSEFELEREEDSYLWEFEGGTPATSTAENPVVTYPEPGVYNVKLTAHRAAPEHDDIEVKTDYITILAAIPIEPKFSANITTIEAGEAITFTDSSSGDGDSWKWTFPGGTPETSTEQNPTVVYNEAGVYDVTLEVNRSQDGESESITKAEFITVTEATGPYCNDESNLVGCGNNDGEEQSLSDWVITGDGGEDRNANFSVSTERFSEGSGSLKYSYSEPGAPAFTDNFLRYKEVLVKVDEAGNYTLSMDVFGDISSSGTEFVFEISLVNAATDVEANKQFFRKAGGSWFTATTSVDLAPGDYYVMFKMWNPGFHADLDIDVYLDNITVVRN; translated from the coding sequence ATGAAACAATTTTTAAATAGAAAATTCTTCAACTTAGGACTGGTTGTATTGGTAATGGTTATCGCTTTTATAAGCTGTACTCCAGATTCCAATTTAAGGGACGGAATTAGAGAAGTGACTTTTAGAGCAACAGCCAATACTGCATTAATAACGGAAGGAGAATCCATAACTTATATAGATTCTTCTTTAAATGTTGCCTCACGCACCTGGACATTTAACGGTGCCGATATTACCACATCAGATCAGAAGGAAGTTGAAGTAATGTATTCTGAACCTTCCTTTGATACGGTAAATCCGGCTGAGCAATCTACAGGTTTCTTTACTACGCTGGAAGTGGAACATGACGATGGAACTACTGAAAGTAATACTTTTAGAGTAATAGTCTATCCTGAAGTGGAAGCGGCTTTTACAGCCGATAAAACCTCAGCGCTGTTTGGAAGTACGGTTCAATTTACCAATCTCACAAAAAACAGAAGATCTGAATTTGAACTTGAACGTGAAGAAGATAGTTACCTCTGGGAATTTGAAGGCGGAACTCCAGCAACGAGTACTGCAGAAAACCCGGTAGTTACGTATCCGGAACCAGGCGTTTATAATGTAAAATTAACCGCACATCGTGCAGCTCCTGAACATGATGATATAGAAGTGAAAACCGACTATATCACCATTCTGGCAGCTATACCTATAGAACCTAAGTTTTCAGCAAATATTACCACAATTGAGGCTGGCGAAGCAATCACCTTTACGGATTCAAGTAGCGGAGATGGTGATTCGTGGAAATGGACATTCCCTGGTGGAACTCCGGAAACCTCTACAGAACAAAATCCAACAGTAGTTTATAACGAGGCAGGTGTTTACGATGTAACCTTAGAAGTAAACAGGTCTCAGGATGGTGAAAGCGAAAGCATTACCAAAGCTGAATTTATTACCGTAACTGAAGCTACCGGGCCATACTGTAATGATGAATCTAATCTGGTAGGCTGTGGCAATAATGATGGGGAAGAACAAAGCCTTTCAGACTGGGTAATCACCGGAGATGGTGGTGAAGATAGAAACGCTAATTTTTCGGTATCTACTGAACGTTTCTCAGAAGGTAGTGGTAGTCTGAAATATTCGTACAGCGAACCTGGAGCTCCAGCTTTTACTGATAACTTTTTAAGGTATAAGGAAGTATTGGTAAAAGTAGATGAAGCCGGTAACTATACATTATCTATGGATGTGTTTGGAGATATTTCTTCATCAGGAACCGAGTTTGTTTTTGAAATTTCCTTAGTAAATGCAGCTACAGATGTTGAAGCCAATAAGCAATTTTTCAGAAAAGCAGGAGGTTCCTGGTTTACGGCAACTACCTCTGTTGATCTTGCTCCGGGAGACTATTATGTGATGTTTAAAATGTGGAATCCGGGATTCCATGCAGATCTGGACATAGATGTTTATTTAGATAATATCACCGTGGTAAGGAATTAA
- a CDS encoding family 16 glycosylhydrolase — protein sequence MKMRIKILFLSFIILPILGCSKSDDSTEQEPEQEVVDPQEPDITEGYMLANFSIDGEMGHPPTEENWEVEEILTDEFNGASLDEEKWNGLHPVWSGRVPSNFVRENTTQADGNLRLKSTSMVDDLSEVNDPENDVWVAAASMTSKAKSAKPGYYYEASIKASDLSMTSSFWFRIGEYSEIDVIEHLGHSSKENLAERLSYEYAANTHVYGPEQGPEPIGATYEMGTRGREEFHVYGFWWKDATTLLFYLNGEQVMEITPAVPFEEDLYLIFDTEVFTWAGLPKIENLKDDSKNTMLVDFVRTYKPATSDFDGGLVKNGSFNQSELANWYWKGTIALETNTLINDGEVFSLQLAPTGAVLQEVQVEKNTAYTLNYKVKNPGGSAKIGIFDIEEETISSNDSWSSKNLTFNSGDNTKIFITAENTGNFSVYVDGFKLAKQ from the coding sequence ATGAAAATGAGAATTAAAATTTTATTCCTGAGCTTTATTATCCTGCCGATTTTAGGCTGTTCAAAGAGCGATGATAGTACAGAACAGGAACCCGAACAAGAAGTGGTTGATCCACAGGAACCTGACATTACCGAAGGATATATGCTAGCAAATTTTTCCATTGACGGGGAAATGGGCCATCCTCCTACTGAAGAAAACTGGGAAGTAGAAGAAATATTAACCGATGAATTTAACGGGGCTTCCTTAGATGAAGAAAAATGGAATGGTTTGCACCCTGTTTGGTCCGGACGCGTTCCCAGCAATTTTGTAAGGGAGAATACCACCCAGGCAGATGGCAATTTGAGGTTGAAATCTACCTCTATGGTAGACGACCTTTCTGAAGTGAATGATCCAGAGAATGATGTATGGGTCGCTGCGGCCAGCATGACTTCCAAAGCGAAATCAGCGAAACCGGGCTATTACTATGAAGCATCTATAAAAGCTTCAGACTTATCCATGACCTCTTCTTTCTGGTTTCGTATTGGTGAATATTCAGAAATAGATGTGATCGAACATCTCGGGCATTCCAGTAAAGAGAATCTGGCTGAAAGGCTGTCTTACGAATATGCAGCGAACACCCACGTTTATGGCCCGGAACAGGGTCCCGAACCAATTGGAGCGACTTATGAAATGGGTACCCGTGGCCGTGAAGAATTTCATGTGTATGGTTTCTGGTGGAAAGATGCCACTACCCTCCTATTCTATCTGAATGGAGAACAGGTGATGGAAATCACTCCAGCAGTTCCTTTTGAAGAAGACTTGTATCTAATTTTTGATACTGAAGTTTTCACATGGGCTGGCTTACCAAAAATTGAAAATTTAAAAGACGATAGTAAAAACACCATGCTGGTAGATTTTGTAAGAACGTACAAACCTGCAACTTCAGATTTTGATGGTGGCCTAGTGAAGAATGGAAGTTTTAATCAGTCTGAACTTGCTAACTGGTACTGGAAAGGCACAATTGCCCTTGAAACCAATACCCTGATTAATGACGGAGAAGTATTTAGCCTGCAATTAGCCCCAACGGGAGCAGTTTTACAGGAAGTTCAGGTAGAAAAAAATACAGCATACACCTTAAATTATAAGGTGAAAAATCCGGGAGGCTCTGCTAAAATTGGAATTTTCGATATCGAGGAAGAAACTATAAGCTCCAATGATTCCTGGAGCAGTAAGAACCTCACTTTTAATTCCGGTGATAATACTAAAATCTTTATTACTGCTGAGAATACCGGAAACTTCAGTGTGTATGTAGATGGTTTTAAACTGGCCAAACAATAA
- a CDS encoding carbohydrate binding domain-containing protein — translation MKLFLILLLSVVFSSCSGDSNTEPQEPPVTTPPVTQIDPTEGYSSGNQILENSDSRLPEEQEWAIVSELTDEFEGESLDETKWDDYHPHWAGRAPSKFKKGNAFVENGRLNLRSTLLKDPSEVEDPDTDIWVNSAAMVSKDWSAKPGYYYEASMKASSLSMTSSFWFRVGEYSEIDVIEHIGNASNPVSETRDKNLGYQYHTNAFHYFGSEVIDVVRNEWTMPTLGREEFHVYGLWWKDANTLHFYHNGKLVMTTTPPTSFEENLKMIFDTEVFSFYTASWGLPGLPLVENLNDDSKNTAYIDFVRTYKKSEVSYNSGLLTNGSFESNGLNGWLWKGDVKINNNTLNLNEGVIYLELKDQGSVIQEIDVEKNTEYRLSWSSKIENEELQVEVYDIKNAANNNTSWQEDEFSFNTGDTDKVYISFTAATGATAFIDAIKLEKL, via the coding sequence ATGAAATTATTTTTAATATTACTTCTTAGTGTAGTTTTCAGCTCCTGCTCAGGTGATAGCAATACTGAACCACAGGAACCACCGGTTACTACACCTCCAGTTACTCAAATTGATCCTACGGAAGGTTATTCTTCAGGAAATCAAATACTTGAAAATAGTGATTCCCGGTTACCTGAAGAACAAGAATGGGCCATAGTCTCTGAATTAACCGATGAATTTGAGGGCGAAAGCCTGGATGAAACCAAATGGGATGATTACCATCCACATTGGGCAGGAAGGGCTCCAAGTAAATTCAAAAAAGGAAATGCATTTGTAGAAAATGGCAGGCTTAATTTAAGGTCTACCCTGCTTAAAGATCCTTCTGAAGTTGAAGATCCTGATACCGATATCTGGGTAAATTCAGCCGCGATGGTTTCTAAAGACTGGAGCGCGAAACCCGGTTACTATTACGAAGCTTCAATGAAAGCATCTTCCCTTTCCATGACCTCATCGTTCTGGTTCAGGGTGGGAGAATATTCTGAAATAGATGTTATAGAACATATTGGGAATGCTTCCAATCCTGTTTCAGAAACAAGGGATAAAAACCTGGGCTATCAATACCATACGAATGCTTTTCATTACTTCGGTTCAGAAGTAATTGATGTGGTTAGAAATGAATGGACCATGCCTACATTGGGGAGAGAAGAGTTTCACGTTTACGGACTATGGTGGAAAGACGCCAATACCCTTCATTTCTATCATAATGGGAAATTGGTGATGACCACTACCCCGCCCACCTCATTTGAAGAAAACTTGAAAATGATCTTTGATACAGAGGTGTTTTCATTTTATACCGCTTCCTGGGGTCTGCCGGGATTACCGTTAGTAGAAAACCTGAATGACGATTCAAAAAATACCGCTTATATAGATTTTGTAAGGACTTATAAAAAAAGTGAAGTCTCTTATAATTCCGGATTGCTGACCAATGGTTCATTTGAATCTAATGGATTGAATGGCTGGCTTTGGAAAGGCGATGTAAAAATCAATAACAATACCCTAAATCTAAATGAAGGCGTGATATACCTGGAATTAAAGGATCAAGGCAGTGTTATACAGGAAATTGATGTGGAAAAAAATACTGAGTATAGATTAAGCTGGAGTTCCAAAATTGAAAATGAAGAATTACAGGTGGAAGTTTATGATATTAAAAATGCGGCAAACAATAATACATCATGGCAGGAAGATGAATTTAGCTTTAATACCGGCGATACCGACAAAGTCTATATTTCATTTACTGCCGCTACAGGAGCAACTGCCTTTATAGATGCTATCAAACTAGAGAAACTATAA
- a CDS encoding phytanoyl-CoA dioxygenase family protein, with product MRDLAEYHHPLTDIFPQPKTAKEWEKYKLTEEQVAYYHEYGHLSGIKLLDDRQIDLLNKQLEEIQDPEHPEHDLFYEFHSNESEDPNSVLFHSLGHWRITKGFHDVLWNPAFVMAASQLLGNKAVRFWHDQLFCKPAKHGGVVAWHQDYSYWTRTTAMQHLTCWTGLDDATTENGCLHYIPKSHKWGLLDKPELAGDMDKIMNYLTEEQKHEFKPVPIELKKGHASFHHPLMVHGSYENKSDISRRAFVLNVFADGTISNTNEELLKGVPVIEKGEKMQGKFFPMLFEK from the coding sequence ATGAGAGATCTCGCAGAATACCATCATCCGCTAACAGATATTTTTCCGCAGCCAAAAACGGCAAAAGAGTGGGAGAAATATAAGCTTACTGAAGAACAGGTTGCTTATTACCACGAGTATGGGCACTTATCGGGGATAAAACTGCTGGACGACCGGCAAATTGATCTACTAAACAAACAACTAGAAGAAATCCAGGATCCCGAACACCCCGAACACGATCTTTTTTATGAATTTCATTCCAATGAATCTGAAGATCCCAATTCGGTACTTTTCCATTCCCTGGGACATTGGCGTATAACCAAAGGTTTTCATGATGTATTGTGGAACCCGGCTTTTGTTATGGCTGCCAGTCAGTTATTGGGAAATAAAGCTGTCAGGTTCTGGCATGACCAGTTATTCTGCAAACCGGCAAAACATGGAGGCGTGGTAGCCTGGCACCAGGATTATTCTTACTGGACCCGCACTACCGCTATGCAGCATTTAACCTGTTGGACGGGACTTGATGACGCCACTACTGAAAATGGTTGTCTTCATTATATACCAAAAAGCCATAAATGGGGCTTGCTCGACAAACCAGAACTGGCGGGTGATATGGATAAAATAATGAATTACCTCACCGAAGAACAAAAACATGAATTTAAGCCGGTTCCTATAGAATTAAAAAAAGGCCATGCTTCTTTTCATCATCCATTAATGGTACACGGTTCCTATGAGAATAAATCAGATATAAGCCGCCGTGCATTTGTTCTTAATGTTTTTGCAGATGGAACAATCAGTAATACGAATGAAGAATTATTGAAAGGTGTTCCGGTAATCGAAAAAGGTGAGAAAATGCAAGGTAAATTTTTTCCCATGCTATTTGAAAAATAA
- a CDS encoding Zn-dependent alcohol dehydrogenase, which translates to MPIISKSAVAKGDGTFIIDNIHLADPEADEVLVKIKAAGLCHTDYDSLSWGKPLVMGHEGAGIVEKVGNAIKDLKKGDQVILNWATPCMTCFQCQDGNQHICENNSPVVAGSNGHTPGHAHLEGSKWNGKAIERSFNIGTLSEYALVKKSAVVKVEEEKLNFSAASIISCGVMTGYGSVVNSAKLIAGSSAVVLGCGGVGLSVINACKISGASRIIAVDINPKKLELAKKFGATKIVLAEKTDKGLNKIAEQIKTIFDGRGADYAFECTAIPELGVAPLAMIRNAGTAVQVSGIEQEINVDMRLFEWDKVYINPLYGKCRPQIDFPKLMHLFKKGDLKLREMITKEYKLEDLPKAFDDMLAGNNAKGVVVF; encoded by the coding sequence ATGCCGATTATTTCAAAAAGCGCGGTTGCCAAAGGCGACGGTACTTTTATAATAGATAACATACACCTTGCAGATCCTGAAGCAGACGAGGTTTTGGTAAAAATTAAAGCTGCCGGACTTTGCCATACCGATTATGATTCCCTTTCCTGGGGCAAACCTTTAGTGATGGGTCATGAAGGCGCCGGAATTGTGGAAAAGGTGGGGAACGCGATAAAAGACCTGAAAAAAGGTGACCAGGTTATTTTAAACTGGGCTACTCCGTGTATGACATGTTTTCAATGTCAGGATGGAAACCAGCATATTTGTGAGAATAATTCACCCGTGGTAGCCGGCAGTAACGGTCATACTCCGGGTCACGCCCATCTGGAAGGCTCTAAATGGAATGGAAAAGCTATAGAACGATCCTTCAATATTGGTACGTTGAGTGAATATGCCCTGGTAAAAAAATCAGCCGTCGTAAAGGTGGAGGAAGAAAAACTGAATTTTTCTGCTGCGAGTATCATAAGCTGCGGTGTAATGACAGGTTACGGTTCAGTGGTAAATTCAGCAAAATTAATAGCAGGTAGTTCAGCTGTAGTATTGGGCTGTGGCGGGGTAGGTTTAAGTGTTATAAATGCCTGTAAGATTTCAGGTGCAAGTAGGATTATTGCCGTGGACATCAATCCTAAAAAACTGGAACTGGCCAAAAAATTTGGCGCTACAAAAATCGTTTTAGCCGAAAAGACTGATAAAGGATTAAATAAAATAGCTGAACAAATTAAAACAATATTTGATGGCCGTGGCGCAGATTATGCTTTTGAATGCACTGCTATTCCAGAATTGGGTGTTGCACCTTTGGCAATGATCCGCAACGCGGGTACCGCAGTTCAGGTTAGTGGTATAGAACAGGAGATAAATGTAGATATGCGATTGTTTGAGTGGGATAAGGTTTATATAAACCCGTTGTACGGAAAATGTCGCCCACAGATAGATTTTCCTAAGTTGATGCACCTTTTTAAAAAAGGGGATCTGAAACTAAGGGAAATGATTACGAAAGAATACAAGCTCGAAGATCTGCCAAAAGCTTTTGATGATATGCTTGCTGGCAATAATGCCAAGGGAGTGGTGGTGTTCTAA
- a CDS encoding alpha/beta hydrolase — translation MSSLRTIELSDKNFETDGLRFLTVKTKNLKGRGDICLFVPEVAENVTNLPIYILLHGVYGSAWVWALKGGAHHTAKQLMDNGSIDPAIIAMPSDGLWGDGSSYLSHQEKDFAQWIVSDVPKAIIENIPSAGEKSKLCIGGLSMGGYGALMLGAKYPQKFKAISAHSAITTFKGMAAFVEENLNLYNLKDVEKNVIDVILEHQDQLPNLRFDCGRNDDLLKANRKLHRQLLELGVKHSFEEFEGGHEWSYWQKHLELSLRFFDEQIGV, via the coding sequence ATGAGCAGTTTAAGAACTATTGAACTTTCAGACAAAAACTTTGAGACTGATGGGCTGCGCTTTCTAACAGTTAAAACTAAAAACCTGAAAGGGCGGGGCGATATTTGCCTTTTTGTTCCCGAAGTTGCTGAAAATGTAACTAACCTGCCCATCTATATCCTGTTGCATGGTGTTTATGGGAGTGCCTGGGTATGGGCTTTAAAAGGCGGTGCCCACCATACCGCTAAGCAATTAATGGACAATGGCAGTATTGATCCAGCCATTATTGCCATGCCTTCAGATGGACTTTGGGGAGATGGTTCGTCCTATTTATCTCACCAGGAAAAAGACTTTGCTCAATGGATTGTTTCGGATGTGCCAAAGGCTATTATCGAAAATATCCCATCTGCAGGGGAGAAATCTAAACTCTGCATTGGCGGGCTCTCCATGGGTGGCTACGGTGCATTGATGTTAGGAGCTAAATATCCTCAAAAATTTAAGGCAATTTCAGCACATAGTGCTATTACAACATTTAAAGGAATGGCGGCTTTTGTAGAAGAGAACCTGAACCTATATAATTTGAAGGATGTGGAAAAGAATGTCATAGACGTCATTTTAGAACATCAAGATCAATTGCCCAACCTTCGATTTGATTGTGGAAGAAATGATGATTTATTGAAAGCTAACCGAAAATTGCATCGGCAACTACTTGAACTTGGCGTAAAACACAGCTTTGAAGAGTTTGAAGGCGGACATGAATGGTCCTACTGGCAAAAGCATTTGGAACTTAGTCTCCGGTTCTTTGATGAACAAATTGGAGTTTAG